TGCTAGTGTCCGGGCGATCGTAATTGATTTCACTTTTGCACTTGCTGAAACTATCTTATTTTGTAAGAGGAGGATGCTGTGAGGGGATTTATGGGTGGCTGAGATGAGGGCAGTGATTGCGGACTTACTGTCCGATAAAATAACGTAATCTAGATACTCGGTAGTGAATTTTGTGACTGCTAACCAAATCGCTAAAACTTCTCTGGTGAAAACTGAGTTAATAGGATGGATTTGAGAGATATACGACATGTTGTTCCTTGAGTTAATAGCCGCAATACCTGTGTTCGGACTAGATTTCGAGGCATCGGTAGCCAAGATGACTAAATCTTTCCAAAGGGTCTGAAGGGTTTCCTGATAGAGAGGGAGGATTTCGTTGGGATTTTTCGTAGTCTGAAAAGGAAGATCGTGTACAAAAAGACAGAGGTTCGGGAGATCTGTGAGGAAAACTGGAATGTTGAAGGGGATGAAATTGAATTTGCTTATGCCTTTTTGGTTGAAGATGTCCTGAAACTTGAGGAAAAGGTGGGGTTTCTTTTTAAGtctagtaaaatggaatttatgcAAAAGGCGATTTATTGGGGAGTGAGAGCCAAGGGAACAGTGACGGAGGTAGAATTTTTTAGCTGCTAAAACAAGTCTCAGCGATATTGAGGTGGTGCCGGCTTCTTTGTGGAGGATATGAATTAGAGTCCATCGTTGGAGGCCCGTTGCTGAGCGGAGGCTAGAGTTGTAGATTGTTTCAATTACTCGGAGATGTGATTTTGGCGCAGAGAAGAGGATTGGGCTACCATACTCTAAGATACTTCTGATTGCGGCATTTACAATCTGAATGAGGTGGTAGGTTCGAGACCCCCACTGAGTGCTAGAGATGCAGCGGagtgcattaatttttattaaacatttcttttttaggtATTGAAAGTGACAGAGGAAAGAAATGTTTGCAGTGTAATGGATGCCGAGAATTTTTATGGAATTCACTTGGGGAATTCGttcgttaaaaattgttaactgAATCGTAGGAGAGAGACGTTTGTTAGAGAAATTAATAGTTGCACTTTTTGAAGGTGAAATAGCCATTTTCCACTCTGTGCACCAAGCTTGAATGGTGATGAGGGCATCTTGAAGTTTAGCAATAACCCTGTCAAAAGATTTTGCAGCATAGTAAATGTAGATATCATCAGCGAACACAAGAATTTGAACTCCAGTGGGAAGGTGTTTGTGAATATCTTTAAGGTATAACATAAAAGGAAGGGGGGAGAGGACACTGCCCTGCGGGAGGCCCTGGGGTAGATGGAAATCTTTAGATCGGGTGTTGCGCCAAGAGATGTAGAAGTTGCTGCGTGATGCTTAGTAATacgtattaatatatatgcttaatttttttaaaaatagcggTGGATGAAAAAGATTGTAAATGAAGTTtctaaatgcaaggaatatatagaaagagtgcattttactaccactttaaatatagaaataaaagttgGGTATGTGTACGGTATTACCCATTCATACATAaccttcattttcatttattcgtTGTAGTACATTCTGGAGTGGTTCCATACTATTAGATTTACTATAGTATAAGTGAGACATTCCACGCAccgaaagaaaaattaactatacATGTAGAATCATTTAACCTACCCATCTAACTAACTAATCAAGTTTTTCAGAGTACCTATCCATGAATGGATATCTGCTCTTTCATTAACCTACCTACATACCTGCCAAcgtttacgcatttggcgtaaaatgttatttttataattaaagtagtagtagatatatacaatttttttcttttataagattaattttaaaatgattctaatgaccactattctttaaaaaattaagcatacatATTAATATGCATTACTATATTGGTTATCAGCTTAAGCATTTTCAAATACCACGTATACTTTTgcttactattaaaattttaattccattttactaccactgggaaatATTATAATGGAAGGGTtgaaaagttggcaggtatgtactTACCATGGCTGAAAGCCTATATATAGCAAAacggaaaagagcaaaaactggTACGAAAGGCATTtcattctagcattttttttttcgagaaacattaaatttctgtaactaccgaaatttttcacaattttagcatatatataaaacagcttctttctttatagaaaagtaGATATAACTGATTAATTAAAACAGAGAATAGTTTAATTCCTCCCGAAAACATGTTAAAACTGAAATGGCCTTAGTACCACcttttactcttttccgtctcgctttcacccatGCTACCTACTCGCAAAATAATTCGGGCCCTCATGGAATAaatattcacgaatcttggctcaataaggaagttattttctgatattaacCCTATATAGGATAGTCCGATTCAaccaatattttactgttactCTTCAACCTATATCGGCCCTATGTTCAATTATCAGATTCACCAGATTCAATTCATAAATCAGCCAATATAGGCAAATATTGGCCCTACATAtgagaaatattaaacaaatttaacgaTATCAATATTGGTTTATAAAGGACCCATATTGAGATCAACTGNTCAGCCAATATAGGCAAATATTGGCCCTATATAtgagaaatattaaacaaatttaaagatatcaaTATTGGTTTATAAAGGACCCATATTGAGCTTAACTGGGGCCAAGGCAACGCCTCCTACAACTGAAAGCCTGCACACGGTTTTTATTACAGGTAGTCCGTCCAGACCAGTATGTAGGTAATCCAGTTTATGAAAAAgccctttaatagaaaatctagaaaaaataagaaagtggtagcaaatatatgtctataaatttgtttaatttacgaatatgattagtttgtcttatttatttgtctaccactacagattcaattctcaaatacaTATGATAAACTCCTCTCAgccagttttaaaataaaatttggtttcatgcgctcaaactgttcactttttaaatagtctgcgcagactacttatgaAAAACTGTGTGGAGGCTCTCTGATGGAGGAGGTGATGGCTAAGGTTGCTAGGGCTATGATATTCagaattttctgcaaattttcaTGTCGTAGCTAGCAACAAACATGGCTATACTTTCTTGTAACATTGTTATTTCATTGATTGTTATTCTTGTTGTTTCGTTACttgtaacaaaagtaaaaactactgtacttgtacttcgttaccttttaaatttagttctttgactttttttcccttcatatNGACTGAAGCAACATCTTAGATCTATTCAACTCCGATGAATGGATTAAAGCCGCTTCGCAGCTGTGTACCCAGGTTCTCGTTATTTCTACCGTTCTACCTTCGTGAGGGTTGTTGTGCAGCGTCCGAGACTTCGTACCGATATTCCATTTCTACCCGGTGACGCCCACCTGCAGTATGAGATGTTTACAATCGAAAGTTTAAGtcttaattgttcttttaataacaacttttaaatgtttttttaacgaataacTTGTTAATTGGAGTTTGTCAGTTTCTTGATGGTTAGTTATCTTTTACTATTAAAGAGGATGCTTCATTGCAATATTGCTTCATTTGACGTCTTACATTCCCATCACCGAAACATATACACTCAAATACATATGATAAACTCCTCTCAgccacttttaaaataaaatttggtttcatgcgctcaaactgttcactttttaaatagtctgcgcagactacttatgaaaaactgtgtggaggctttctgatgtaggaggtgatggctaAGGCTGCTAGGGCTATGATATTCAGAATTTTCGGCAAATTTTCATGTCGTAGCAACAAACATGGCTATACTTTCTTGTAACATTGTTATTTCATTGATTGTTATTCTTGTTGTTTCGTTACTTGcaacaaaagtaaaaactactgtacttgtacttcgttaccttttaaatttagttctttgactttttttgtcttcatatttttgatgaaagtaCAAGCATTTGTAACGAGAATGTCTTTTTtcagaattgtttaaaaaattttcaacattcattaatttttttaattataaatttaatgttttatatattctttggttGCTAACTTCTTTTTCCAAACATCTTTAAAACGTtaaatgccatgggggtcaccggtgaccgacACTGAGTTTGTTCGCAGCGTCAAGGGGGCCACCGGTGACCAGCGAAGTCAAGTTTATTAGAAATACATAATTCGAGtgaacgtttattttttttaaaatattattatcgtttcTAAAacgttttgaagaaattaatactATATAGAactaacaaaaatagttttatttctatacacagagatgccaacttgctcctgaccgcgaatgaatatttttaagtggtagtttatttattgcgattatccaccactatttctaaacaaatcgTAGGCATGTATAATTTACTATTTCTTTCAGATACGTCATttcaaaccttttaaaaaactagcaaaatccgtttagtattttcaaattctgtttctaattatttatcgTTTAACCAGACGaacaattaatgtaaaattagcgtggcattcaacgcgTTAATGATTGCAATTTTCCGAAAGAGAAACGATGACTGAACAGGAAACCCttactttaatgaattttacctgtatatgaattcattttttcctcatatcttttaaaaaaaactgcaatgttATCGAATCTgttcaacaaattaaattttaactaagaactctgaaagaaaaaatgaaatttataaagatttcattatttgaaaaaaatttaaaattccttttttacatGCAAACActgaattttgatttctttcaaCGTTCACTATTTCAATTGAGGTTTGTAacattttcttgtattttataCTTCTAAATTaagattcaataatttatttcattaaattgtattacattttttatgaaattgacgATTATTTTGAATTCCTTGAAATGTGCTTTAAagtcattattaatattttttttagttgtactattttcgttactttttaaaagtatggcTAGCAATCCTATAAATTGCAGAGACTGGAACCGATTTAAACGTGTAAATATGTtatgtttcagtttttatatttagtagTAAAAGTTctgtttcaaaatagaaaaattgacatttaaatCTTCATCAAAAAGGATTTGAcacaattacaaataattacctctagttttaaaaaaaaaaaaaaaaaaacattttaataaaaaaaaaattttgagaagaacATTATTCCGCTAgccataaatttcaaataaatgaatatagcATACATGCCAACTTTCACTTTTTCTGAGAATGAATTTTCTAAGTGGTAGTATAACAATTACCGAATTACAAccttactcaaaaatatattaatattttgactaGGATAAAATTCGCTATCGTATAGATtagtatgcttttatatatttgttgtaattatttaaacgtagtggtgatcaaactcatttataattattattataattcaaaaattttaatgacatggCATGAGTTTCGGtaccactttaaatacaaaattaaaatcttccggaaaaaccggaagagttggcaggtatgatatagCAACAGCATGATATGGTAGTAGCTATGGCattcaaataagaaatttattacaacATTCTTTAAGCAACGCTTACTGTCCCTATTTAGGAACAAATTCTTTATGAATAATGCTacagtatatttatttactgatgAATAAAAGTAGCTACtactttttctaattaatttggGTTCCGACTTCTGTTTTACGAACAAGTTCGTTAtgctaaataagtaaaaataaggaaaactaGATGTAGGGGTTGTTGGTTGCGAGAGCTCAGATAGCATGAAAAGCCGAGGAAGAAGGATCGAGGACTGGATCGAAGACCGAAGGTAGGAGGACTAACCGAAACAGTTCCTGCGCGGATGAATACCGGCGGAGGAGCATCAACCGGCTGCCATGGCAGGGAGTGAAAAAGCTGATGTCCAGTACTTAAGCAGATGACATTTTGCCTCCAAAAGgaagaagaggaaaaagaagAGGCAAGCCAATAATGAGAACACTGCAAAGACTCCAATCTGCCCCTCTGCTTCTGAAACCCTTCAACAGCCGGAGACTTTCACCTCAGCTCCCATGGAAACTACGGTAGAGAACTCCAGTAAACAGATAGAGCCTTCCACTACTGATGAGAAAGTGCAATCCAAGTTCCTGAAAGTTCTCATGCGTGGCCTTCCCAAGGACTTTGATCCAGCAGAAATTTCCCTTGAATTGGGGAAATTGAACTTGGAAACTTACAAGATAGTACAATTCCAGAAGAGGGTGGGTGGGGCCTATAGGCCCCTCCCACTATTTCTAGTTATCCTGCATAAGCTAGCCAATCACGAGAAGGTCTACTACACGAAGAAAATCAAGCAGTTCCCGGTTAGCGTAGAGCTTTTCCACAGCGGCCGGCGGCCGCAACAATGCTTCCGATGTCAAGGATTCGGTCACTCTCAGCTTACGTGCACAGAAAAACCACGATGTATGAAATGTGCTGAAGGGCATTTTTCGTATCAGTGTACAAAAAGCAGAGACACACCAGCTACTTGCTGCAATTGCAGAAAGGATCACACTTCAAACTTCTCTGGGTGCGAGGCCCGCCCCAGTAGAAAGAAAACCCACACTAAAGCTCACACTCCTGCAACATCAGCACATCGCCTTGTTTCACTCATGAAAGAATTACAAGAGCTCATGAAGGACCAAGGGGTGCTTAGTCCACTACAAACTCTACTAAAGGGGAATTCCCCTTCTCAGTGATGTTCCTGAAATTCCAATCCAAGACCCACTTCTATAAGGGCTTGATTCTCTAAACATACTACAACTTTGAACTATTTTCGTCATCCCACATTATGACTAAACGGATTCGATGAATCAGTAAGTGGCGCTTCGCGCCAAAGGCCGAGGTAAAAACCATTTCCAGCCTTCAAAAGGGTTGTTGTGCAGCGTCCGAGACTTCGTACCGATATTCCATTTCCACCCGGTGACGCCCACCCGCAGTATGAGATGTTTACAatcaaaagtttaagtttttaattgttcttttaataacaacttataaatgtttttttaatgaataacctGTTAATTGGAGTTTGTGAAGTTTCTTGATGGGTTGTTATCTTTTACTATTAAAGAGGATGTTTCATTGCCATATTGTTTCATTTGACGTCTTACATTCCCATCACCGAAACATatacactaaaatttaaagatttggaGAAGAGTGGTAgatatgattataattttttcgctCGAAATCATCTAGCAATGCGGGGTCGGAAATGTTTTCCAGACGCGGTATATGGCGTTATACGAAAGTTCCGAGCTTTCGTGCAGGGAATCGTCATTTATTACAAGGACGCGAAATTAGTAGGATGGCTGATTATGCGAACGCAGAGTTAATCGATATACATTTGTCGTACGGGGCCGTAGATTGTAGTGGGCCAGCAGCACAGCATTTCCATGCGGAACGATATCCCACGAGGTGTATTCTCAGTCCTAATTTCTTTGCACGCCTGCTCCAGAGGTTAGTGGAGATGGGTTCATTTGAAAGAGCTGGCAAGGACCGGATAAGAACAGCACGGACTCCGGTCGTCGAAGAGAATGTGCAGCAGCTGGTGCAGGACACGCCAAGTAGGAGTACACGAAGTCTTGCGCACGAACTCAGGGTTTTCCGTTCAAGCATCTGGAGGATTCTCCGAGAACACAGCATGCATCCGTTTCACGTGCAGCGCGTCCAGGCACTGCAACCGGATGATTATGCACCTCGTATTGCTATCGCACAGTGTTACCTTGGAAAGTGTGATACATATCCCTTTTTCCCTgctaaagttttgttttccgaTGAGGCATCCTTCACAAGGGAAGGAATTTTCAACACGCATAACGCCCATATCTGGGTGTAGTAGAACCCGCATGCAATACGACATCGTGCAGCACAAACTCGATTTTCGGTCAATGTTTAGGCCGGTATTTTAGGAGATCACCTTATCGGACCTTACCTGTTACCGTTTCGTCTAACCGGACGCAACTACTTGATCTTTCTGCAGCAAGTATTGCCACAACTTTTAGGAGGCGAACAGATTTCTGCATCGACGCAACAGACAATGTGGTTCCATCACGATGGAGCCCCTGCCTATTTCAGCCGAAATGTTCGTAACCAACTAGATGACCAATTTGGTTAACAGTGGATCGAACGTGGCGGTCCGATGCGTTAGCCTCCTCGGTCACCCGACCTTTCatgtcttgatttttatttctgggGTCATATGGGAACACTAGTTTATGACACCCTGTTGACAATGCTGAGGATATGGTTGCAAGAATCGCAGTAGCTGCCGGAGAAATTCAAGATATGCCTGGAGTATTGCAGAATGTTCGGATGTCCATGCGTCGGAGATGTGAGGTGTGCATTGTAGCCGGTGGTAGAAACTTCGAACACTTACTTTGNNNNNNNNNNNNNNNNNNNNNNNNNNNNNNNNNNNNNNNNNNNNNNNNNNNNNNNNNNNNNNNNNNNNNNNNNNNNNNNNNNNNNNNNNNNNNNNNNNNNNNNNNNNNNNNNNNNNNNNNNNNNNNNNNNNNNNNNNNNNNNNNNNNNNNNNNNNNNNNNNNNNNNNNNNNNNNNNNNNNNNNNNNNNNNNNNNNNNNNNNNNNNNNNNNNNNNNNNNNNNNNNNNNNNNNNNNNNNNNNNNNNNNNNNNNNNNNNNNNNNNNNNNNNNNNNNNNNNNNNNNNNNNNNNNNNNNNNNNNNNNNNNNNNNNNNNNNNNNNNNNNNNNNNNNNNNNNNNNNNNNNNNNNNNNNNNNNNNNNNNNNNNNNNNNNNNNNNNNNNNNNNNNNNNNNNNNNNNNNNNNNNNNNNNNNNNNNNNNNNNNNNNNNNNNNNNNNNNNNNNNNNNNNNNNNNNNNNNNNNNNNNNNNNNNNNNNNNNNNNNNNNNNNNNNNNNNNNNNNNNNNNNNNNNNNNNNNNNNNNNNNNNNNNNNNNNNNNNNNNNNNNNNNNNNNNNNNNNNNNNNNNNNNNNNNNNNNNNNNNNNNNNNNNNNNNNNNNNNNNNNNNNNNNNNNNNNNNNNNNNNNNNNNNNNNNNNNNNNNNNNNNNNNNNNNNNNNNNNNNNNNNNNNNNNNNNNNNNNNNNNNNNNNNNNNNNNNNNNNNNNNNNNNNNNNNNNNNNNNNNNNNNNNNNNNNNNNNNNNNNNNNNNNNNNNNNNNNNNNNNNNNNNNNNNNNNNNNNNNNNNNNNNNNNNNNNNNNNNNNNNNNNNNNNNNNNNNNNNNNNNNNNNNNNNNNNNNNNNNNNNNNNNNNNNNNNNNNNNNNNNNNNNNNNNNNNNNNNNNNNNNNNNNNNNNNNNNNNNNNNNNNNNNNNNNNNNNNNNNNNNNNNNNNNNNNNNNNNNNNNNNNNNNNNNNNNNNNNNNNNNNNNNNNNNNNNNNNNNNNNNNNNNNNNNNNNNNNNNNNNNNNNNNNNNNNNNNNNNNNNNNNNNNNNNNNNNNNNNNNNNNNNNNNNNNNNNNNNNNNNNNNNNNNNNNNNNNNNNNNNNNNNNNNNNNNNNNNNNNNNNNNNNNNNNNNNNNNNNNNNNNNNNNNNNNNNNNNNNNNNNNNNNNNNNNNNNNNNNNNNNNNNNNNNNNNNNNNNNNNNNNNNNNNNNNNNNNNNNNNNNNNNNNNNNNNNNNNNNNNNNNNNNNNNNNNNNNNNNNNNNNNNNNNNNNNNNNNNNNNNNNNNNNNNNNNNNNNNNNNNNNNNNNNNNNNNNNNNNNNNNNNNNNNNNNNNNNNNNNNNNNNNNNNNNNNNNNNNNNNNNNNNNNNNNNNNNNNNNNNNNNNNNNNNNNNNNNNNNNNNNNNNNNNNNNNNNNNNNNNNNNNNNNNNNNNNNNNNNNNNNNNNNNNNNNNNNNNNNNNNNNNNNNNNNNNNNNNNNNNNNNNNNNNNNNNNNNNNNNNNNNNNNNNNNNNNNNNNNNNNNNNNNNNNNNNNNNNNNNNNNNNNNNNNNNNNNNNNNNNNNNNNNNNNNNNNNNNNNNNNNNNNNNNNNNNNNNNNNNNNNNNNNNNNNNNNNNNNNNNNNNNNNNNNNNNNNNNNNNNNNNNNNNNNNNNNNNNNNNNNNNNNNNNNNNNNNNNNNNNNNNNNNNNNNNNNNNNNNNNNNNNNNNNNNNNNNNNNNNNNNNNNNNNNNNNNNNNNNNNNNNNNNNNNNNNNNNNNNNNNNNNNNNNNNNNNNNNNNNNNNNNNNNNNNNNNNNNNNNNNNNNtttatacgataaaagaaataattttaattttaatataaataaactaataatacaAGGAATTCTAATGCttctaataacatttatttaaataccatttttaatcaaatgaatcgAATTAAAAGAgtgtttatttatccaaaacaCGGGCGGACAATGtcaactctttcaaaatttgatccCAATGCCCAATGAAGACCATTACTTAACGCTAACTGCTATGAGACATCGAAATATAAATGCCACTCTTCTTCAAAAACACCTTCTCCCGGCTACTGGCACCACAGTTTCCTCACAAACTGTCCGAAACCACCTTCAATTCTTTATGTTCGCCGACTAATGGTGAGTGTCACATTAACAACAAGACACTGTCGTTCCCGCAGGGAGAGTGCAACAGAGCATGAGAACTGGAGGAGAGCTGTCCGCCCGtgttttggataaataaacacTCTTTCAATTcgattcatttgattaaaaatggtatttaaataattaaatgttattagaaGCATTAGAATTCCTtg
The nucleotide sequence above comes from Parasteatoda tepidariorum isolate YZ-2023 chromosome 6, CAS_Ptep_4.0, whole genome shotgun sequence. Encoded proteins:
- the LOC107437011 gene encoding uncharacterized protein, producing MLYLKDIHKHLPTGVQILVFADDIYIYYAAKSFDRVIAKLQDALITIQAWCTEWKMAISPSKSATINFSNKRLSPTIQLTIFNERIPQVNSIKILGIHYTANISFLCHFQYLKKKCLIKINALRCISSTQWGSRTYHLIQIVNAAIRSILEYGSPILFSAPKSHLRVIETIYNSSLRSATGLQRWTLIHILHKEAGTTSISLRLVLAAKKFYLRHCSLGSHSPINRLLHKFHFTRLKKKPHLFLKFQDIFNQKGISKFNFIPFNIPVFLTDLPNLCLFVHDLPFQTTKNPNEILPLYQETLQTLWKDLVILATDASKSSPNTGIAAINSRNNMSYISQIHPINSVFTREVLAIWLAVTKFTTEYLDYVILSDSKSAITALISATHKSPHSILLLQNKIVSASAKVKSITIARTLARVDISPNETADKLAKHATNAPRAIPFISPEDLSYSAVFDSNRELSNLWINSKYHKRFPFVHPVNKTSVNQLPNRKYDILISLLRSNTIQLNEIYAKIGLVDSPLCDHCQHPESAIHLLFECKKFDIRDKHCVRQSEFSHSPSTVFLVMTNMIIFSKT